The following are from one region of the Ignavibacteriota bacterium genome:
- the xseB gene encoding exodeoxyribonuclease VII small subunit, producing the protein MSKKKLKSNFEQDLLRLEEISHILEEDNVELEEAISLFEEGVKLSKSCLKTLKDAELKITELKSELGKITDVEED; encoded by the coding sequence ATGTCAAAGAAAAAATTAAAAAGTAATTTTGAACAGGATCTTTTAAGGCTTGAGGAAATAAGCCATATTCTTGAAGAAGACAATGTTGAACTGGAAGAAGCAATTTCTCTTTTCGAAGAAGGAGTGAAACTTTCAAAATCCTGTTTAAAAACTTTAAAAGATGCTGAACTGAAAATAACTGAATTGAAAAGTGAACTTGGAAAAATTACTGATGTTGAAGAAGACTAA
- a CDS encoding 1-deoxy-D-xylulose-5-phosphate synthase produces MIDEQKYPILSKVNYPSDIRQLSLSHLKQLCTDIREYMVDTISEIGGHFGGGLGAVELTVAIHKVFNTPHDLVVWDTGHQAYPHKILTGRKEALNRIRQLGGISGFLKRSESEYDAFGAGHASTSISAALGMAAAKSHTKVDKKVVAVIGDGAMTGGMAYEAMNNSGVLKTDLIVVLNDNNMSIAPNVWQISNYFTEMISHPDYNKFKGQIWDLTGKLDQFGDRMRRVAVRLEQGIKAVITPGMLFEALGFRYFGPVNGHNLHQTIKIFEQVKDLKGPILIHALTQKGKGYKPAENHTQRLHASTPFDKITGQAHKKSNEAIAYTKIFGNSLVEIIEKNPKVVGITAAMPDGTGLDILKEKIPQNYYDVGIAEEHAVTFAAGLATQGIIPVVAIYSTFLQRAIDQIVHDVALQKLHVVFVLDRAGLVGADGPTHHGTFDLAYLRIIPGMVIMAPKDEAELRNMIFTAIEHCRGPVAVRYPRGSALGVKLGPGFSKIEIGKAEKILDGDDIAILAVGSMVDYAEKAIPLLKEQGYNAELFNMRFIKPLDEQLLEQIAAKHEKIVTIEENNLPGGFGSAVIEFFADRNYKNDILRIGIPDNFIDHGTQAELHKQISIDPAGIVSQISAFLKKNKSTEKVAY; encoded by the coding sequence ATGATTGATGAACAAAAATATCCCATTCTTTCAAAAGTAAATTACCCATCCGATATTCGTCAATTATCTTTATCTCATTTGAAGCAGTTATGCACTGACATTCGTGAGTATATGGTTGATACCATTTCAGAAATTGGTGGACACTTTGGAGGAGGACTCGGAGCTGTTGAACTAACCGTTGCGATTCACAAAGTATTTAATACTCCTCATGATCTTGTTGTTTGGGATACTGGTCATCAGGCGTATCCACACAAAATTCTTACCGGAAGAAAAGAAGCTCTGAACAGAATTCGTCAACTGGGAGGCATCAGCGGATTTCTCAAACGTTCCGAAAGTGAATACGATGCTTTTGGTGCCGGGCATGCCTCAACTTCTATCTCTGCTGCACTTGGTATGGCTGCAGCAAAAAGTCATACAAAAGTTGATAAAAAAGTTGTTGCAGTTATTGGTGATGGTGCAATGACTGGTGGTATGGCTTACGAAGCTATGAATAATTCGGGCGTTTTAAAAACTGATTTAATTGTTGTCTTAAATGATAATAACATGTCAATTGCTCCAAACGTTTGGCAGATCTCAAATTATTTTACTGAGATGATATCTCATCCTGACTACAATAAATTCAAAGGACAAATTTGGGATCTTACCGGTAAACTGGATCAGTTTGGTGATAGAATGAGGAGAGTAGCTGTAAGACTTGAACAAGGTATCAAAGCAGTTATTACTCCCGGGATGCTTTTTGAAGCATTAGGCTTCAGATATTTTGGACCTGTTAATGGTCATAATTTGCATCAAACTATAAAAATATTTGAGCAAGTAAAAGATCTTAAAGGACCAATTTTAATCCATGCGTTAACACAAAAAGGGAAAGGATATAAACCCGCTGAAAACCATACGCAAAGATTACATGCTTCAACACCATTTGATAAAATAACAGGTCAGGCACATAAAAAATCCAATGAAGCAATAGCTTATACAAAAATTTTCGGAAACTCGCTTGTCGAAATAATAGAAAAAAATCCGAAAGTTGTTGGAATTACTGCTGCTATGCCTGATGGGACAGGGCTTGATATCCTTAAAGAAAAAATTCCTCAGAATTATTATGATGTTGGAATTGCAGAAGAACATGCAGTTACATTTGCTGCCGGACTTGCAACTCAGGGAATCATTCCTGTTGTGGCAATTTATTCTACATTTTTACAACGTGCAATCGATCAAATTGTTCACGATGTTGCTTTGCAAAAATTGCATGTTGTATTTGTACTTGACAGAGCCGGATTGGTTGGTGCTGATGGTCCAACTCATCACGGGACTTTTGACCTTGCTTATTTAAGAATCATTCCCGGTATGGTGATAATGGCTCCGAAAGATGAAGCTGAGTTGCGGAACATGATTTTTACAGCAATAGAACACTGCCGGGGTCCTGTTGCAGTCAGATATCCAAGAGGTTCTGCACTTGGTGTCAAACTCGGACCTGGTTTTAGTAAGATAGAAATTGGTAAAGCAGAAAAAATATTAGATGGTGATGATATTGCAATTCTTGCCGTTGGATCAATGGTTGATTATGCTGAAAAAGCAATTCCCTTACTAAAGGAACAGGGTTATAATGCTGAGTTATTTAATATGCGGTTTATTAAACCTTTAGATGAACAATTGCTGGAACAGATTGCGGCAAAGCATGAAAAAATTGTAACAATTGAAGAAAATAATCTGCCCGGTGGATTCGGATCAGCAGTGATCGAATTTTTTGCCGACAGAAATTATAAAAATGATATACTCAGAATCGGGATTCCTGATAATTTCATTGATCATGGTACTCAAGCCGAACTTCATAAGCAGATATCTATCGATCCCGCCGGAATAGTCTCACAAATTTCAGCATTTCTTAAAAAAAATAAATCAACCGAAAAGGTTGCCTATTAA
- a CDS encoding Gfo/Idh/MocA family oxidoreductase codes for MDKTRIAIIGLGSVAQLVHLPNLIKIKNSDVTAVAEINKNRLHSVADKYDIKKRFSNYSEMIKSDEIDAVIISTPTHLHKQIAIDCLDSGKDVLVEKPLARNSDEGTEIIECAKKNNRKLMVGMNLRYRPDCMLIRSLIDAGEIGEPFYIRCGWVRKQSSSEKWFSKREEAGGGVILDLGVNLIDLALWLADYPRTISVSTKNFYHRSGKLEDTSISFIRCEKNITITIEASWSLTHEKNVFYANVYGTKGSVGANPFKMIKVYDGEHIDIGSSFNNSPTEAFKKSYLNELKSFIGAVRGLNPVFSSGEEALQMLKIAEAMYHSAEKDMEIKLTF; via the coding sequence ATGGATAAAACCAGAATTGCAATTATTGGACTTGGAAGCGTTGCGCAGCTTGTTCATCTGCCAAACCTGATTAAAATTAAGAATTCTGATGTTACAGCAGTAGCTGAAATTAATAAGAACCGCCTCCATTCTGTTGCAGATAAATATGATATAAAGAAACGATTCAGCAATTATTCTGAAATGATTAAAAGTGATGAGATTGATGCCGTGATAATTTCAACACCAACTCATTTACACAAACAAATTGCGATTGATTGTCTTGATTCCGGCAAGGACGTACTTGTAGAAAAACCGTTAGCACGCAATAGTGATGAAGGAACCGAAATTATTGAATGTGCAAAAAAGAATAACCGGAAATTAATGGTTGGAATGAATTTGCGTTACAGACCGGATTGCATGCTTATCAGAAGTCTTATTGATGCTGGTGAGATAGGAGAACCGTTTTATATCAGATGCGGTTGGGTGAGAAAACAAAGCAGTTCCGAGAAGTGGTTTAGTAAAAGAGAAGAAGCCGGCGGCGGAGTAATACTTGATCTCGGCGTAAACCTTATTGATTTAGCTTTATGGCTCGCAGATTACCCAAGGACAATTTCAGTTTCCACAAAAAATTTCTATCACAGATCAGGAAAACTTGAAGATACATCCATTAGCTTTATCCGCTGCGAGAAAAACATTACAATTACGATTGAAGCAAGCTGGAGTCTTACTCATGAAAAAAATGTTTTTTATGCAAATGTTTATGGAACGAAAGGCAGTGTTGGTGCTAATCCTTTTAAAATGATAAAAGTTTATGATGGTGAACATATAGATATTGGATCATCTTTTAACAACTCACCAACTGAAGCATTTAAAAAATCTTATCTTAATGAACTTAAAAGTTTTATCGGAGCCGTCCGTGGTCTTAATCCTGTGTTCTCTTCCGGTGAAGAAGCATTGCAGATGCTGAAGATTGCAGAAGCCATGTATCATTCCGCAGAAAAAGATATGGAAATAAAGTTGACATTTTGA
- a CDS encoding exodeoxyribonuclease VII large subunit, which translates to MANQIQILTVSELTKEIRRTLEENFEQLSVIGEISNFKSHVSGHWYFSLKDSDAVINCTMWKGLNQYVFFTPQDGMKIIVNGKLTVYPPRGNYQLDIRSMKPAGLGELQEAFEKLKKKLDAEGLFDEKFKKPIPVFPSKIGIVTAIDSAAFKDLVSVAERRFPIVEIVISPTRVQGSGAAESIVKSIKQLNKISDIDVIIVARGGGSIEDLWAFNEEIVARAIFKSKIPIISGIGHEIDFTIADYVADLRAPTPSVAMELATPDESEINNFITDFLLRTSHNIEQYIEDKKFEVSALTGSYGFRLPMDLLTHKMQQVDSSISKIYLNILKHSMIYNNKISLLSKSLESYDVQRVLKRGFVLVKQNSKFVTRASVFNKENNAHLKFFDGEITTR; encoded by the coding sequence TTGGCAAACCAAATTCAAATATTAACCGTATCAGAATTAACTAAAGAAATTCGCAGAACTCTTGAAGAAAATTTTGAACAACTTTCAGTGATAGGTGAAATCTCAAACTTCAAATCGCATGTTTCTGGTCATTGGTATTTTAGTTTAAAAGACTCAGACGCAGTGATCAATTGCACGATGTGGAAAGGACTTAATCAATATGTTTTTTTCACTCCTCAGGACGGAATGAAAATTATTGTCAACGGAAAGTTGACTGTCTATCCTCCTCGCGGAAATTATCAACTTGATATACGTTCTATGAAACCGGCTGGGCTTGGAGAATTGCAGGAAGCCTTCGAGAAATTAAAAAAGAAACTTGATGCTGAAGGACTCTTCGATGAAAAATTTAAAAAACCCATTCCTGTTTTTCCTTCAAAAATAGGAATTGTTACTGCTATTGATAGTGCAGCATTCAAAGATTTGGTAAGTGTTGCTGAAAGAAGATTTCCGATTGTTGAAATTGTGATTTCGCCAACACGAGTTCAGGGAAGCGGTGCTGCTGAATCAATAGTCAAAAGCATAAAACAACTGAACAAAATATCTGATATCGATGTAATTATCGTTGCACGCGGCGGCGGTTCAATTGAAGATTTATGGGCATTCAATGAAGAGATTGTTGCCAGGGCAATTTTTAAATCTAAAATACCGATTATATCAGGAATTGGTCACGAAATTGATTTTACAATAGCCGATTATGTAGCTGATCTTCGTGCGCCGACACCTTCTGTCGCGATGGAGTTGGCAACTCCTGATGAATCCGAGATCAATAACTTTATCACTGATTTTTTATTGAGAACTTCACATAATATTGAACAGTATATTGAAGATAAAAAATTTGAAGTCTCTGCTTTAACAGGATCGTATGGATTCAGACTTCCAATGGATTTGCTCACACATAAAATGCAGCAGGTTGATTCAAGTATTTCAAAAATATATCTTAATATTCTCAAGCACTCCATGATTTATAACAACAAAATATCCTTGCTTTCAAAATCGCTTGAATCATACGATGTTCAAAGGGTTTTGAAGAGGGGCTTTGTTTTAGTAAAGCAGAACTCTAAATTTGTTACAAGAGCTTCCGTTTTTAATAAAGAAAATAATGCTCATTTAAAATTTTTTGATGGGGAAATAACTACCCGTTAA